A genomic window from Cucumis melo cultivar AY chromosome 8, USDA_Cmelo_AY_1.0, whole genome shotgun sequence includes:
- the LOC103502157 gene encoding uncharacterized protein LOC103502157 gives MATSVSHSPDFRPEVSVTPPTHDGLYFWQFMIAGSIAGSVEHMAMYPVDTLKTRIQALGGGSSTVRQALGSILKVEGPAGLYRGIGAMGLGAGPAHAVYFSVYEFAKEGFSMGNKNNPLAHAIAGVCATVTSDAVITPMDVVKQRLQLKNSPYKGVGDCVRRILAEEGIGALYASYRTTVVMNAPYTAVYFATYEAAKRGLKEVSPGSDDDERLIVHATAGAAAGSLAAALTTPLDVVKTRLQCQGVCGCDKFSSSSIGYVLGCVVKKDGYNGLMKGWIPRMMFHAPAAAICWSTYEASKSFFQHLQNHNNN, from the exons ATGGCCACAAGCGTCTCCCACTCTCCCGATTTCCGCCCTGAAGTTTCCGTTACGCCGCCGACCCACGACGGCCTTTACTTCTGGCAGTTCATGATCGCCGGCTCAATCGCAGGGTCGGTCGAGCACATGGCGATGTATCCAGTGGACACTCTCAAGACCCGAATACAAGCCCTAGGTGGTGGATCGTCAACAGTCCGACAAGCACTCGGCTCGATTCTGAAAGTGGAAGGTCCGGCTGGGCTCTACCGTGGAATTGGAGCAATGGGTTTAGGCGCAGGACCTGCACACGCCGTCTACTTCTCGGTATACGAGTTTGCGAAAGAAGGGTTTTCAATGGGGAATAAGAACAACCCATTAGCGCACGCCATCGCTGGAGTTTGTGCGACGGTGACGAGCGACGCCGTGATAACGCCGATGGATGTAGTGAAACAGAGGCTGCAGTTGAAGAATAGTCCTTATAAAGGAGTGGGGGACTGTGTGAGGAGGATTTTGGCTGAGGAAGGGATTGGGGCGTTGTATGCTTCTTATCGGACCACGGTTGTGATGAATGCACCGTATACGGCGGTGTATTTTGCGACTTATGAAGCTGCTAAAAGGGGATTGAAGGAGGTGTCACCGGGAAGTGATGACGATGAGAGGCTGATTGTTCATGCTACGGCCGGTGCGGCAGCTGGGTCTCTTGCTGCTGCTCTTACAACGCCATTAGACGTTGTGAAAACTCGGCTGCAGTGTCAG GGAGTGTGTGGTTGCGACAAATTTTCAAGCAGTTCAATTGGATACGTACTTGGGTGTGTGGTGAAGAAGGATGGCTACAACGGGCTGATGAAAGGATGGATTCCAAGGATGATGTTCCATGCCCCTGCTGCTGCAATTTGCTGGTCCACTTACGAGGCTTCCAAATCCTTCTTTCAACATCTCCAGAATCACAACAACAATTAG
- the LOC103502156 gene encoding uncharacterized protein At5g01610 translates to MDQIMNKVGSYWFNQKASKEIGSIGDDINSLSTSIQGGTSWLVNKIKGKMQKPLPDLLKDYDLAVGIFPRDATNYEFNEETGKLTVFIPEICEVGYKDSSVLRFNTTVTGYLEKGKLADIEGMKTKVMIWVKVTCITSDGPKLNFTAGMKKTRKREAYEVLRDGVNVEKF, encoded by the exons ATGGATCAGATTATGAACAAAGTTGGTTCTTATTGGTTCAACCAGAAGGCCAGTAAGGAGATCGGCTCCATCGGCGATGACATTAAT TCATTGTCAACGAGTATTCAAGGAGGAACTAGCTGGTtggttaataaaataaaag GAAAAATGCAAAAACCTTTACCAGACCTGCTGAAGGATTATGACTTGGCAGTGGGAATTTTCCCTCGTGACGCAACCAACTATGAGTTCAACGAGGAGACAGGAAAGCTTACTGTCTTCATCCCAGAAATCTGTGAAGTTGGGTATAAAGACTCATCAGTCTTGCGATTTAACACCACTGTGACTGGGTATCTGGAAAAGGGGAAGCTAGCAGATATAGAAGGAATGAAAACAAAGGTGATGATATGGGTAAAAGTAACTTGTATTACTTCCGATGGACCAAAGCTCAACTTCACTGCTGGAATGAAGAAAACCAGGAAAAGAGAAGCGTATGAAGTCCTTAGAGATGGTGTAAATGTCGAGAAGTTCTAA